Below is a genomic region from Burkholderia pyrrocinia.
ATCGCGGCGGCAAGGCTCAATCCACGTCCGCAAGTCATCGTCGGTGATTGCCGCTTCCATCCTTAAGATATTCCGCGAGAGGAACGCCTCATCCGCTTGTACGTACCGTTCGTTGTAAATTTAGGAGAGCAGGACGATTTTCCCGGTCGTCCGTCCGCTCATGATCGCGCGATGAGCATCCGCGGCGCGATTCAGCGGAAAGGTCTCGCTGACACTGACGCGCAGTGTGCCAGTCGCAGCCGCAACAACCAGCCTCAGGCGCGCCGCGTAACGGATATCCTGCCCGGGATCGGCGCCAGGAACGCCGCCAAGCAGCTTCACGCCCGCAAGGCTTCCCCGGGCAAACCCGGCGATCGTCGCAATGCGCGAGCGATCGGAAACTACCTCCAGCGACGTGTCGATTGCTTCGTCGGATCCCACCATATCCGCAGCCGCATTGACGCCTTGAGGGGCTGCAGCCCTGACTCGATCCGCCAAGCCTGGTCCATATGCGACCGGGATCGCGCCGAGTGCGCGCAACACGTCGCGCTTGCCGGGACTCGCGGTCCCGATCACCGTCGCGCCCCGCGCCACGGCCAATTGCACTGCGAGATGGCCTACGCCGCCAGCTGCGCCGTGAATCAACACGGTCTCGCCCTCCTCAAGCGCGACGGCCTCCAAGGCATGAACCGCGGTAGTACCCGCGGCAAGCAACCCGCCGGCCTGATCCCACGGTAGATTCGCGGGCTTGGCCAGCACCGACGACGCAGGAACGACTAACTGCGTTGCATATGCGCCCGGCGCACGATACACCAGCACCTCGTCGCCCACTGATATCGGGCCGGTTGGCCCC
It encodes:
- a CDS encoding NADP-dependent oxidoreductase; translation: MKFEDDDKAKTMSSEAYENQTSESARIVVAMAYGGPEVLALREVPVPKVGHGQVSVAIRASGVNPIDYKLYGGGFGTNPANLPLRIGFEAAGVVTATGEGAVGPTGPISVGDEVLVYRAPGAYATQLVVPASSVLAKPANLPWDQAGGLLAAGTTAVHALEAVALEEGETVLIHGAAGGVGHLAVQLAVARGATVIGTASPGKRDVLRALGAIPVAYGPGLADRVRAAAPQGVNAAADMVGSDEAIDTSLEVVSDRSRIATIAGFARGSLAGVKLLGGVPGADPGQDIRYAARLRLVVAAATGTLRVSVSETFPLNRAADAHRAIMSGRTTGKIVLLS